In Alligator mississippiensis isolate rAllMis1 chromosome 10, rAllMis1, whole genome shotgun sequence, one DNA window encodes the following:
- the PIK3IP1 gene encoding phosphoinositide-3-kinase-interacting protein 1 isoform X3: MPGWWRWLVLGAALVAAARAAEECVRGSGVSYRGGQQRAAGGAPCLNWLDVQRGSGAALLTATTSTAVQVRTDGAEVAQELDQVFESADTLPSRSEAAAVQPVIGISQRVRMKSKEKEDLGTVGYVLGIMMMVIIISIGAGIVLGYIYKRGRDLKAQQEQKAQEREMQRITLPLSAFTNPVCELVDEKTIEVHTNQTPVEETQDGNVPLMGQAGTPGA, translated from the exons ATGCCGGGCTGGTGGCGCTGGCTGGTGCTGGGCGCCGCGCTAGTGGCCGCTGCCCGAGCCGCCGAAG AGTGCGTCCGCGGCTCCGGCGTCTCGTACCGCGGCGGCCAGCAGCGCGCGGCCGGCGGCGCCCCGTGCCTCAACTGGCTGGACGTGCAGCGCGGCTCCGGCGCCGCCCTGCTCACCG CCACCACTTCCACAGCAGTTCAAGTCCGTACAGATGGAGCTGAGGTCGCTCAGGAGCTAGACCAGGTGTTTGAATCTGCTGATACTTTGCCATCACGCAGCGAGGCAGCTGCTGTACAGCCTGTCATTGGGATCAGTCAGAGAGTCCGGATGAAGTCCAAggagaaggaggacctggggaccGTAG gcTACGTACTGGGGATCATGATGATGGTGATAATCATTTCAATTGGAGCTGGCATTGTCCTGGGCTACATCTACAAAAG GGGGAGAGATCTGAAGGCGCAGCAGGAACAGAAGGCTCAGGAGCGGGAAATGCAGCGCATCACGCTGCCACTCTCTGCTTTCACCAACCCCGTGTGTGAGCTGGTGGATGAGAAGACAATTGAGGTACACACCAACCAGACACCTGTGGAGGAGACGCAGGATGGCAATGTGCCCCTCATGGgccaggcaggcactcctgggGCCTGA
- the PIK3IP1 gene encoding phosphoinositide-3-kinase-interacting protein 1 isoform X2 produces the protein MPGWWRWLVLGAALVAAARAAEVSENHSSCRNPDGAATPWCYVRGAAGGPERSPCAIGPCPATTSTAVQVRTDGAEVAQELDQVFESADTLPSRSEAAAVQPVIGISQRVRMKSKEKEDLGTVGYVLGIMMMVIIISIGAGIVLGYIYKRGRDLKAQQEQKAQEREMQRITLPLSAFTNPVCELVDEKTIEVHTNQTPVEETQDGNVPLMGQAGTPGA, from the exons ATGCCGGGCTGGTGGCGCTGGCTGGTGCTGGGCGCCGCGCTAGTGGCCGCTGCCCGAGCCGCCGAAG TGTCCGAGAACCACAGCAGCTGTCGCAACCCGGACGGCGCCGCGACGCCCTGGTGCTACGTGCGCGGCGCTGCCGGCGGCCCCGAGCGCAGCCCCTGCGCCATCGGCCCGTGCCCAg CCACCACTTCCACAGCAGTTCAAGTCCGTACAGATGGAGCTGAGGTCGCTCAGGAGCTAGACCAGGTGTTTGAATCTGCTGATACTTTGCCATCACGCAGCGAGGCAGCTGCTGTACAGCCTGTCATTGGGATCAGTCAGAGAGTCCGGATGAAGTCCAAggagaaggaggacctggggaccGTAG gcTACGTACTGGGGATCATGATGATGGTGATAATCATTTCAATTGGAGCTGGCATTGTCCTGGGCTACATCTACAAAAG GGGGAGAGATCTGAAGGCGCAGCAGGAACAGAAGGCTCAGGAGCGGGAAATGCAGCGCATCACGCTGCCACTCTCTGCTTTCACCAACCCCGTGTGTGAGCTGGTGGATGAGAAGACAATTGAGGTACACACCAACCAGACACCTGTGGAGGAGACGCAGGATGGCAATGTGCCCCTCATGGgccaggcaggcactcctgggGCCTGA
- the PIK3IP1 gene encoding phosphoinositide-3-kinase-interacting protein 1 isoform X1: protein MPGWWRWLVLGAALVAAARAAEECVRGSGVSYRGGQQRAAGGAPCLNWLDVQRGSGAALLTVSENHSSCRNPDGAATPWCYVRGAAGGPERSPCAIGPCPATTSTAVQVRTDGAEVAQELDQVFESADTLPSRSEAAAVQPVIGISQRVRMKSKEKEDLGTVGYVLGIMMMVIIISIGAGIVLGYIYKRGRDLKAQQEQKAQEREMQRITLPLSAFTNPVCELVDEKTIEVHTNQTPVEETQDGNVPLMGQAGTPGA from the exons ATGCCGGGCTGGTGGCGCTGGCTGGTGCTGGGCGCCGCGCTAGTGGCCGCTGCCCGAGCCGCCGAAG AGTGCGTCCGCGGCTCCGGCGTCTCGTACCGCGGCGGCCAGCAGCGCGCGGCCGGCGGCGCCCCGTGCCTCAACTGGCTGGACGTGCAGCGCGGCTCCGGCGCCGCCCTGCTCACCG TGTCCGAGAACCACAGCAGCTGTCGCAACCCGGACGGCGCCGCGACGCCCTGGTGCTACGTGCGCGGCGCTGCCGGCGGCCCCGAGCGCAGCCCCTGCGCCATCGGCCCGTGCCCAg CCACCACTTCCACAGCAGTTCAAGTCCGTACAGATGGAGCTGAGGTCGCTCAGGAGCTAGACCAGGTGTTTGAATCTGCTGATACTTTGCCATCACGCAGCGAGGCAGCTGCTGTACAGCCTGTCATTGGGATCAGTCAGAGAGTCCGGATGAAGTCCAAggagaaggaggacctggggaccGTAG gcTACGTACTGGGGATCATGATGATGGTGATAATCATTTCAATTGGAGCTGGCATTGTCCTGGGCTACATCTACAAAAG GGGGAGAGATCTGAAGGCGCAGCAGGAACAGAAGGCTCAGGAGCGGGAAATGCAGCGCATCACGCTGCCACTCTCTGCTTTCACCAACCCCGTGTGTGAGCTGGTGGATGAGAAGACAATTGAGGTACACACCAACCAGACACCTGTGGAGGAGACGCAGGATGGCAATGTGCCCCTCATGGgccaggcaggcactcctgggGCCTGA